Proteins from a single region of Allofrancisella inopinata:
- the carB gene encoding carbamoyl-phosphate synthase large subunit, which produces MPKRTDIKSILVLGAGPIIIGQACEFDYSGTQACKVLKEDGYTVFLVNSNPATIMTDPTTADKIFIEPITVESVGKIIAREKPDAILPTVGGQTALNCALELDKAGVLEKYNVEMLGAKADSIDKAENRERFNKAMAKIGLEVPRNVVVQSMEQAYKALEDIGLPAIIRPSFTLGGSGGGIAYTKEEFEKIVKNGLSLSPTNEVLIDESILGWKEYEMEVIRDKADNSIIVCSIENIDPMGIHTGDSITVTPALTLTDKEYQIMRDASIAVLREIGVETGGSNVQFAVNPKDGKLVVIEMNPRVSRSSALASKATGYPIAKVAARLAVGYTLDEIDNDITKVTPASFEPTIDYIVTKIPRFTFEKFPTTSAKLSSQMKSVGEAMAIGRSFSESLQKALVSLETGLTGLDQVEIPGYNKEKSFYQNKAVILECLKELSPMRILRVAQALRYGVSEKDIHDACKIDPWFIEQIANIVAAEEKLKKTGLPNSKEEFSIYKNLGFSDAKIAELVGRTERYIRNFRFGKEIYPTFKRVDTCAAEFESQSSYLYSTYEHYSYEEIVRDCESDISANKKVIILGGGPNRIGQGIEFDYACVHAAKSLKEEGIETIMINCNPETVSTDYDTSDKLYFEPLCAENVLNIIKNEMRKGEVLGVIVQFGGQTPLKLVSALHENNIPILGTDPDKIDLAEDRERFKELLDKVGLKQPLNTIAYTINELKKKIVNVGYPVVVRPSNVLGGRAMEIVHSQEELDAYIKANSKCILEGPILIDKFLEDATELDVDALADGGERVFVAGIMEHIEEAGIHSGDSACSIPTRSLSNEQIEEVKQATIKLAKELNVIGLMNVQFAYQNGQLYVIEVNPRASRTVPFVAKATGNSIANIATKLMLGKKLSEFILNNPIPRHFSVKEAVFPFGRFADVDCYLGPEMKSTGEAMGMDRSFGVAFYKAQEMAFNKLPLKGNILIAVSDADKPKLIKPVKELIELGFNIFATKGTESFLRERGLQCKLFDKASDNIGNDQVHSTVKAIEAGEVDLLVNTSIRQELKISLALRRAAIMSRVSYVTTVGAFEAFVTAVKDMRKINNNFDVKTVKEWINS; this is translated from the coding sequence ATGCCAAAAAGAACAGATATAAAAAGTATTTTAGTACTAGGTGCCGGTCCAATCATTATCGGTCAGGCTTGTGAATTTGACTACTCAGGAACTCAGGCATGTAAGGTTTTGAAAGAAGATGGCTACACAGTCTTTCTAGTAAACTCAAACCCTGCAACGATCATGACAGATCCAACAACAGCAGATAAAATTTTTATCGAACCAATTACAGTTGAGAGCGTTGGTAAAATTATCGCTAGAGAAAAGCCTGATGCAATCCTACCTACAGTTGGTGGACAAACCGCACTTAATTGTGCTTTAGAGTTAGACAAAGCCGGTGTTTTAGAAAAATACAATGTCGAAATGCTTGGTGCAAAAGCTGACTCTATTGATAAAGCAGAAAATAGAGAAAGATTTAACAAAGCCATGGCAAAAATTGGCTTAGAGGTTCCTAGAAACGTGGTAGTGCAATCTATGGAACAAGCTTATAAAGCTCTAGAGGATATAGGACTTCCTGCTATTATTAGACCTTCTTTTACCTTAGGTGGTAGTGGTGGCGGTATAGCTTACACCAAAGAAGAATTTGAAAAAATTGTCAAAAATGGTCTGAGCCTCTCACCAACTAATGAAGTTTTAATTGATGAGTCAATCCTAGGTTGGAAAGAGTACGAAATGGAAGTTATCCGTGATAAGGCTGATAACTCAATTATTGTTTGCTCAATTGAGAATATCGATCCAATGGGTATCCACACTGGCGATAGTATCACTGTAACCCCAGCACTAACTTTAACAGATAAAGAATATCAAATAATGCGAGATGCTTCTATTGCTGTACTTAGAGAGATTGGTGTAGAGACTGGTGGTTCAAATGTGCAATTTGCTGTGAATCCTAAAGATGGTAAATTGGTTGTTATCGAGATGAACCCACGTGTATCACGATCTTCGGCACTAGCTTCAAAAGCTACAGGTTACCCAATCGCAAAAGTTGCTGCAAGATTAGCTGTTGGCTATACTCTTGATGAAATTGATAATGATATTACAAAAGTTACTCCAGCATCATTTGAGCCAACTATTGACTATATAGTTACTAAGATCCCTAGGTTTACATTTGAAAAATTCCCAACAACTTCAGCTAAGTTATCATCACAAATGAAGTCTGTTGGTGAAGCTATGGCAATTGGCAGATCATTCTCTGAGAGCTTACAAAAAGCTCTTGTATCACTTGAAACTGGTCTAACAGGTCTAGATCAAGTTGAGATACCTGGTTATAATAAAGAAAAATCTTTTTACCAAAATAAAGCTGTTATTTTAGAATGTCTAAAAGAGCTATCTCCTATGCGTATATTAAGAGTAGCGCAAGCTCTTAGATACGGTGTAAGTGAAAAAGACATCCATGATGCTTGTAAAATAGATCCTTGGTTTATTGAACAAATTGCAAATATTGTTGCTGCAGAAGAAAAGCTTAAAAAGACGGGGCTACCAAATAGTAAAGAAGAGTTTTCTATTTACAAAAATCTTGGTTTTTCAGATGCTAAGATTGCTGAGCTTGTTGGTAGAACAGAAAGGTATATTAGAAACTTTAGGTTTGGTAAAGAAATCTATCCTACATTTAAGAGAGTAGACACATGTGCTGCTGAATTTGAGTCACAATCGTCATATTTGTACTCCACTTATGAACACTATAGTTATGAAGAAATCGTACGGGATTGTGAGTCAGATATATCTGCTAATAAAAAGGTTATCATCTTAGGTGGTGGCCCTAATCGTATTGGTCAAGGTATAGAGTTTGATTACGCTTGTGTTCACGCTGCAAAATCTCTTAAAGAAGAAGGTATCGAAACTATCATGATTAACTGTAACCCAGAGACAGTTTCTACAGATTACGATACTTCTGATAAGCTATATTTTGAGCCTTTATGTGCCGAGAATGTCCTAAATATTATCAAAAATGAAATGCGTAAAGGTGAAGTTCTTGGAGTAATTGTACAGTTTGGTGGACAAACACCACTAAAACTAGTATCGGCACTACATGAGAATAATATCCCTATACTTGGGACAGATCCAGATAAGATTGATCTAGCAGAAGATAGAGAGAGATTCAAAGAGCTACTTGATAAAGTTGGTTTAAAACAACCTCTAAATACAATTGCATATACTATTAATGAACTAAAGAAAAAGATTGTTAATGTTGGTTACCCTGTAGTTGTGAGACCATCTAATGTTTTAGGCGGTAGAGCAATGGAAATTGTCCATTCACAAGAAGAGCTAGATGCTTATATCAAAGCTAATAGTAAATGTATCCTTGAAGGACCTATTTTGATTGATAAGTTCCTAGAAGATGCTACAGAGCTAGATGTAGATGCACTTGCTGATGGTGGTGAACGTGTCTTTGTTGCTGGTATCATGGAGCATATTGAAGAGGCTGGTATTCACTCTGGTGATTCAGCTTGCTCTATCCCTACTCGATCTCTATCTAATGAGCAAATCGAAGAGGTCAAACAAGCGACTATTAAACTAGCCAAAGAGCTAAATGTAATCGGTCTAATGAATGTTCAGTTTGCTTATCAAAATGGACAATTGTATGTAATTGAGGTAAACCCTCGTGCATCAAGAACAGTACCATTTGTCGCTAAAGCTACTGGTAATAGTATTGCAAATATCGCAACTAAGCTTATGCTTGGTAAAAAACTTTCGGAGTTTATCTTAAATAACCCAATCCCTCGCCATTTCTCTGTCAAAGAAGCTGTTTTCCCATTTGGCAGGTTTGCTGATGTCGATTGCTATTTAGGTCCAGAGATGAAATCTACCGGTGAAGCTATGGGTATGGATAGATCTTTTGGAGTAGCTTTCTACAAAGCTCAAGAAATGGCTTTTAATAAGCTACCTCTAAAAGGTAATATCTTAATAGCTGTAAGTGATGCTGATAAGCCAAAGTTAATCAAACCAGTTAAAGAGCTGATAGAGCTTGGTTTTAACATCTTTGCAACTAAAGGTACCGAAAGCTTTTTAAGAGAGCGTGGTCTACAATGTAAGCTCTTTGATAAAGCTTCTGATAATATTGGCAATGATCAAGTACATAGTACTGTCAAAGCTATCGAAGCAGGCGAAGTTGATTTATTGGTTAACACCTCAATAAGACAAGAGCTAAAAATAAGCTTAGCATTAAGAAGAGCTGCTATTATGAGTAGAGTTTCTTATGTAACAACAGTTGGTGCTTTTGAAGCCTTTGTAACTGCTGTCAAAGATATGCGTAAGATTAATAATAATTTTGATGTTAAAACTGTTAAAGAGTGGATTAATAGTTAA
- the carA gene encoding glutamine-hydrolyzing carbamoyl-phosphate synthase small subunit, producing the protein MILANDMTNALLVFPDGTYYLGRSIGVRGWTDGEICFNTSMTGYQETLTDPSYAGQIITFTFPHIGNVGINNEDNESLGVFAKGLIVREDLTNPSNFRAKKSIDTWLKNRNIVGICGVDTRAIVRKVRKEGAVRVAILSVKPGEFLDANYVRSRIKNKSNLNGRDLAISVTTNREYDWNEHTFSLGQQVYKQQESYKYSVVVIDYGVKYNILRNLVDAGFKVTVVPADSTYEDIMKHNPDGVFLSNGPGDPFATSDYTMPVIKKLLEVKMPIFGICLGNQLLALAAGLKTKKMHKGHRGVNQPVLDANTKKVLITSQNHGFVVCDDNVPDNIQIHMSSLFDGTVEGLRFKDRPAFAVQYHPESSPGPHDCKYLFNEFAEMIAESKKGN; encoded by the coding sequence ATGATATTAGCTAATGATATGACTAACGCATTATTGGTTTTCCCAGATGGTACATACTATTTAGGTAGATCAATAGGGGTACGAGGTTGGACAGACGGTGAAATATGTTTCAATACATCAATGACAGGTTATCAAGAGACTCTAACAGATCCATCCTATGCCGGCCAGATTATCACTTTTACATTCCCTCACATTGGTAATGTCGGTATCAATAACGAGGATAATGAGTCACTAGGGGTATTTGCTAAAGGGTTAATCGTACGTGAAGATCTCACAAACCCATCAAATTTTAGAGCTAAAAAAAGTATCGATACCTGGCTAAAAAATAGAAATATCGTCGGTATCTGTGGTGTAGATACGCGTGCAATCGTGCGTAAAGTACGCAAAGAAGGTGCTGTAAGGGTGGCGATATTATCAGTTAAGCCAGGTGAATTTTTGGATGCAAACTATGTCAGATCAAGAATCAAAAACAAATCTAACCTTAATGGCAGAGACTTAGCTATAAGTGTCACTACAAACAGAGAATATGACTGGAATGAGCATACTTTTTCACTTGGACAACAAGTATATAAACAACAAGAAAGCTATAAATATAGTGTTGTAGTTATCGACTATGGTGTCAAATACAATATCTTAAGAAACCTAGTAGATGCTGGATTTAAGGTAACAGTGGTACCTGCTGATAGTACTTATGAAGATATTATGAAACATAATCCTGATGGAGTTTTTTTATCAAATGGTCCTGGAGATCCATTTGCAACATCTGACTATACTATGCCTGTTATCAAAAAACTTCTAGAAGTCAAAATGCCAATATTTGGTATTTGTTTAGGTAACCAATTATTAGCCCTAGCTGCTGGGCTAAAAACTAAAAAAATGCACAAAGGTCATCGTGGTGTAAACCAGCCTGTGCTCGATGCTAATACTAAAAAAGTTCTTATCACAAGCCAAAACCATGGCTTTGTGGTTTGTGATGACAACGTTCCTGATAATATTCAAATTCATATGAGCTCACTTTTTGATGGTACCGTTGAGGGCTTAAGATTTAAAGATAGACCAGCTTTTGCGGTCCAATACCATCCGGAGAGTTCTCCAGGTCCACATGACTGTAAGTATTTGTTTAATGAATTTGCCGAGATGATAGCAGAAAGTAAGAAAGGGAATTAA
- a CDS encoding glycosyl hydrolase family 18 protein has product MEYKKTFLATLAAFGSISALSAADIQPWSASKVSSYTPGTLVTEGGNTYKCKVWPAGDWCTIAVYEPTGIYGADAWEKVNSTPTEQVTALVNITGDLPDTAVVEFVNSTGKTFVVSGGKVTLDYPEGGSETYTVELKGDEGTISPSTIQVNSQTKSIELSYEALPTPIYKDFNVSIEGDELPSDAVIKFTDSKGKSEIVSNGKVQLQVTEGKDTAYNITVSGQNIGSITPSSVKLNEKSSNIIALTYKNSVSPSDCDPYDASKVPAYSNSTIYLKEDFAKYDGGIYEAQWWTQNAAPGTNDVWKYCGQAVEAKVSVNTTGLPQTVKTFEIVIGGESYTIDSTRQTPIVLGQGSFDVSVPKILSSDASEVYIANEVTPNPIVVDESTKEVSLNISFETEAVEATTVSLNVTYATGTSPDSTTAKVTNSSGYEQTVQLVNGSNTISIPSQGEFTVTPDSYKENGETYKASPLTIVDGKVVDTDVIAYEKAGNWPERVMAGYWGTWTNGQSSNLASYMESFGDYYNVILPGFLLVKGTTVNNFADAVILENFVDGVDRLHKKGALVIASVGGANTSVWAPDLNNVDTLAKNIVNFLAENHLDGLDFDLEGSSIDGSEAWTESMQDLIAKMRENAEARADDFPRGFFITSAPQTYEDKGVEPAIYWTDSQAKPFAAMLNPEACGGNVCFDALLIQNYNNLNAPGWPNQPPTQSVKIAANALKVAKNNVTQIVLGDDFAPSESSYVSPEEYEAVFDKGDAYGPAINSYSNFNGFMVWSLGQTPTTIDPIEFAKQMEQFYPISTPTK; this is encoded by the coding sequence ATGGAATATAAAAAAACTTTTTTAGCAACTCTAGCAGCTTTTGGTAGTATATCAGCTTTATCAGCAGCAGATATTCAACCTTGGTCTGCTTCGAAGGTAAGTAGTTATACACCAGGAACTTTGGTTACAGAAGGAGGCAATACTTATAAGTGTAAAGTCTGGCCAGCAGGTGATTGGTGTACTATAGCTGTTTATGAGCCTACAGGTATTTATGGAGCTGACGCTTGGGAAAAAGTTAACTCTACTCCAACTGAACAAGTAACTGCTTTAGTTAATATTACTGGTGATTTACCAGATACTGCAGTAGTTGAATTTGTAAATTCAACAGGTAAAACTTTTGTTGTTTCAGGTGGCAAGGTAACTTTAGACTACCCAGAAGGTGGTTCTGAAACCTATACAGTTGAACTTAAAGGTGATGAAGGTACTATTTCTCCATCAACTATTCAAGTGAACTCACAAACTAAATCTATAGAACTAAGTTACGAAGCTTTACCTACACCAATATATAAAGATTTTAATGTAAGTATCGAAGGTGATGAATTACCTTCAGATGCGGTTATTAAATTTACTGATAGTAAAGGTAAATCTGAGATCGTTTCAAATGGTAAAGTACAGTTGCAAGTTACAGAAGGTAAAGATACTGCTTATAATATAACTGTTAGTGGTCAAAATATTGGTTCTATAACTCCATCAAGTGTTAAGCTTAATGAAAAAAGCTCAAATATCATTGCTTTAACGTACAAAAACTCTGTTTCTCCAAGTGATTGTGATCCATATGATGCTTCAAAAGTCCCTGCTTACTCAAATAGTACTATATATTTAAAAGAAGATTTTGCAAAGTACGATGGTGGAATATATGAAGCACAGTGGTGGACCCAAAATGCAGCTCCAGGAACTAATGATGTTTGGAAGTATTGTGGACAAGCTGTTGAGGCAAAGGTTTCTGTTAACACTACAGGTTTACCTCAAACAGTAAAAACTTTTGAAATTGTAATAGGCGGTGAATCATATACTATAGACTCTACCAGACAAACCCCTATAGTTTTAGGTCAAGGAAGTTTTGATGTTTCAGTACCTAAGATTTTGAGTTCAGATGCTTCAGAAGTTTATATTGCTAATGAGGTTACACCTAATCCAATAGTTGTGGATGAAAGTACTAAAGAAGTAAGCTTAAACATAAGTTTTGAAACAGAAGCCGTTGAAGCTACTACAGTTAGTTTAAATGTTACTTACGCAACAGGAACTTCTCCAGACTCTACTACAGCTAAAGTTACAAACTCTAGTGGTTATGAGCAAACTGTACAATTAGTAAATGGTTCAAATACTATCAGTATACCTTCTCAAGGTGAGTTTACAGTTACTCCAGATAGCTATAAAGAGAATGGAGAAACTTACAAAGCTTCTCCTTTAACTATAGTTGATGGTAAAGTAGTCGATACTGATGTTATAGCATATGAAAAAGCAGGTAATTGGCCTGAAAGAGTTATGGCAGGATATTGGGGTACATGGACAAACGGACAAAGTAGTAATTTAGCTTCTTATATGGAATCTTTCGGTGATTACTATAATGTTATCCTACCAGGTTTCTTATTGGTTAAGGGAACTACAGTTAATAACTTTGCAGATGCTGTGATACTTGAAAACTTTGTTGATGGTGTAGATAGATTACATAAAAAAGGAGCTTTAGTAATAGCATCAGTTGGTGGAGCTAATACTAGTGTATGGGCCCCAGACTTAAATAATGTAGATACTTTAGCAAAAAATATTGTTAATTTCTTAGCAGAAAATCACTTAGATGGATTAGATTTTGACTTAGAAGGTAGCTCTATTGATGGTAGTGAAGCTTGGACTGAGAGTATGCAAGATTTAATAGCTAAAATGAGGGAAAATGCTGAAGCTAGAGCTGATGATTTTCCTAGAGGCTTTTTTATAACATCAGCCCCTCAAACATATGAGGATAAAGGAGTAGAACCTGCTATATACTGGACAGACAGTCAAGCAAAACCATTTGCCGCTATGTTAAATCCAGAAGCATGTGGTGGTAACGTTTGTTTTGATGCTCTTTTAATCCAAAATTATAACAATTTAAATGCTCCTGGATGGCCTAATCAACCACCTACACAATCTGTTAAGATTGCAGCTAATGCATTAAAAGTAGCAAAAAATAATGTAACTCAAATAGTTTTAGGTGATGATTTTGCACCTAGTGAAAGTAGTTATGTATCACCAGAAGAATATGAAGCTGTATTTGATAAAGGTGATGCTTATGGTCCAGCAATTAATAGCTACTCTAACTTTAATGGATTTATGGTTTGGTCATTAGGTCAGACACCAACTACAATAGATCCTATAGAATTTGCAAAACAAATGGAACAGTTTTATCCTATTTCTACTCCTACTAAATAA
- the dnaN gene encoding DNA polymerase III subunit beta yields the protein MNFAINRDGLLKPLQSMLSVANSKSTMPLLSCILFDINNNNLKITASDLDTEISCDIPVTCDTHIKLALNADKIFNIVRSLTDNSIIDFNINDNKVTIVSNNSTFNLISLNAENYPLIDSNINEQASFDLTQQDFHHIISKVDFSMASDDTRYFLNGMFWEINSNLLRAVSTDGHRMSITEAIIDSKVLDSTSQSIIPRKAILELKKIVGKTEQPIKICLGKNYLKAQFGSFSFISKLIDGRYPDYQKVIPKNNTKLLAVDKQVFKNSLLRTSILANDKYKGVRLNVSAGQMLLSANNPDNEKAEDTVEVQYNDQPIEICFNYRYLLDIINVLSEETMSIYLDNPNMSALIKDEKDNSLFIIMPMKI from the coding sequence ATGAATTTTGCAATAAATAGAGATGGCTTATTAAAACCTTTGCAATCTATGCTATCTGTAGCAAATAGCAAAAGTACTATGCCTTTGTTGTCTTGTATTTTATTTGATATAAATAATAATAACTTAAAAATTACTGCTTCTGACCTTGATACAGAGATATCTTGTGATATTCCAGTTACTTGTGACACTCATATAAAACTAGCTTTAAACGCTGATAAAATCTTTAACATAGTTAGAAGTTTAACAGATAATTCAATAATTGATTTTAATATAAATGATAATAAAGTAACTATTGTTTCTAACAATAGTACTTTTAATCTTATTTCATTAAATGCGGAGAATTATCCTCTTATTGACAGCAATATTAATGAGCAGGCAAGTTTTGACTTAACTCAGCAAGATTTTCATCATATTATTTCGAAAGTAGATTTCTCTATGGCTAGTGATGATACTAGATACTTTCTAAATGGTATGTTTTGGGAAATAAACTCAAATCTTCTAAGAGCAGTATCTACAGACGGTCATAGAATGTCTATTACAGAAGCTATAATTGATAGTAAAGTACTAGACAGTACTAGTCAATCAATTATTCCTAGAAAAGCCATTTTAGAGCTTAAAAAAATAGTGGGTAAAACAGAGCAACCAATAAAAATTTGTCTTGGCAAAAATTATTTAAAAGCACAGTTTGGTAGCTTTAGTTTTATTTCTAAGCTTATAGATGGCCGTTACCCTGACTATCAAAAGGTTATTCCTAAAAATAACACTAAACTTTTAGCAGTAGATAAACAGGTATTTAAAAACTCTTTGTTAAGAACGTCTATCTTAGCTAACGATAAATACAAAGGTGTACGTTTAAATGTCTCAGCTGGTCAGATGCTTTTATCCGCAAATAACCCTGACAATGAAAAAGCAGAAGATACTGTAGAAGTACAATATAATGATCAGCCTATAGAAATATGTTTTAATTATAGATATTTATTAGACATCATAAATGTTCTTAGTGAAGAAACTATGTCTATATATCTAGATAACCCTAATATGAGTGCTTTAATAAAAGATGAAAAAGATAATAGTTTATTTATTATTATGCCAATGAAAATCTAG
- the pyrB gene encoding aspartate carbamoyltransferase has protein sequence MLTFQKLLRGDQITKDDLYKLFNQADIYKDKLAKSEIIKDLEGKILASLFFEPSTRTRFSFESAMNRLGGKVISLENGSSSSTQKGETLDDTGRMIDQYADIIVMRHPKPHSVEEFSKYVSSPVINAGDGANEHPTQSLVDLYTIYSEKGSIENLKIGFIGDLKYGRTVHSLTNILTKYNASFKFISSQELQVPDKLRSFVIKNGNHFTELDKISADVLEDLDVLYITRVQKERFPDEESYLNNKDLCYLDRKHISDSSNFIILHPLPRVDEMDRSIDELDCAKYFEQIKYSVPIRMSLLYLLARNKSNC, from the coding sequence ATGCTAACATTTCAAAAGCTACTACGCGGTGATCAAATTACTAAAGATGACTTATATAAACTATTTAATCAAGCAGATATATATAAAGATAAACTAGCTAAATCTGAGATTATAAAAGATCTAGAGGGCAAAATTTTAGCGTCATTATTCTTTGAGCCAAGCACAAGAACAAGGTTTTCATTTGAATCTGCAATGAATAGATTAGGTGGTAAAGTCATATCACTAGAAAATGGATCGTCAAGTTCAACACAAAAGGGTGAAACTCTTGATGATACAGGTAGAATGATCGATCAATATGCTGATATTATCGTTATGCGTCATCCTAAGCCTCATAGTGTCGAAGAGTTTTCAAAATATGTCAGTTCACCGGTAATAAATGCTGGCGACGGTGCAAATGAGCATCCCACACAGTCTCTAGTTGACTTATATACAATTTACTCTGAAAAAGGTTCAATTGAGAATCTTAAAATAGGTTTTATAGGAGATCTCAAGTATGGTCGTACGGTTCATTCACTCACTAATATACTCACTAAATATAATGCTTCTTTTAAATTTATATCTTCTCAAGAATTACAGGTTCCTGATAAACTTAGAAGTTTTGTTATAAAAAACGGCAACCATTTTACTGAGTTAGACAAAATTAGTGCCGATGTTTTAGAAGATTTAGATGTACTGTATATAACTCGTGTCCAAAAAGAAAGGTTTCCAGATGAAGAAAGCTATCTAAACAATAAAGATTTATGTTATTTAGATAGAAAACATATATCTGATTCTAGCAATTTTATAATACTTCACCCTCTGCCAAGAGTAGATGAGATGGATAGATCCATTGATGAACTTGACTGTGCTAAATATTTTGAGCAAATTAAATATAGCGTGCCTATAAGAATGTCTTTACTTTATTTATTAGCAAGGAATAAGTCTAACTGCTAA
- the dnaA gene encoding chromosomal replication initiator protein DnaA, with amino-acid sequence MATWNKCLKKLKKDLTTFEYKTWIKPITVVQNANLFTIYCNNEYFKKHIKAKYGNIIISTIQEHHGNDLVVEYSNKKFSGDTSLENTVSAGPQANFFSSSNVEIKDDIEEHTTVIAEPTKTKKLKQIKPSQELFGFDEAMLITAKAGEEYSFGLPLKEKYVFDSFVVGDANKIARAAAMQVSINPGKLHNPLFIYGGSGLGKTHLMQAIGNHARDVNPQAKIIYTNSEQFIKDYVNSIRLQDQDEFQRVYRSADILLIDDIQFIAGKEGTAQEFFHTFNSLYENGKQIILTSDKYPNEIEGLEERLVSRFGYGLTVSVDMPDLETRIAILLKKAHDLGQKLPNETAVFIAENVRTNVRELEGALNRVLTTSRFNYKEPTVEVAQSCLRDIIKIQEKKVKIDNIQKVVADFYRIRVKDLTSNQRSRNIARPRQIAMSLARELTSHSLPEIGNAFGGRDHTTVMHAVKAITKLRQSNTSISDDYELLLDKISR; translated from the coding sequence ATGGCTACATGGAATAAATGCTTAAAAAAGCTTAAAAAAGACCTAACCACGTTTGAATATAAAACGTGGATAAAGCCTATTACTGTAGTCCAAAATGCAAATTTATTTACAATTTATTGTAATAATGAGTATTTTAAAAAACATATAAAAGCAAAATATGGAAATATCATAATATCTACAATTCAAGAACATCATGGAAATGATTTGGTAGTTGAATATTCTAACAAAAAGTTTTCTGGTGATACTAGTTTAGAAAACACTGTTTCAGCTGGACCTCAAGCAAATTTTTTTAGCTCCTCAAATGTGGAAATAAAAGATGATATTGAAGAACATACAACTGTAATAGCTGAGCCTACAAAAACAAAAAAGCTTAAACAAATAAAACCATCTCAAGAATTATTTGGTTTTGACGAAGCTATGTTAATAACAGCTAAAGCAGGTGAAGAGTATTCTTTTGGGTTACCATTAAAAGAAAAATACGTTTTTGATAGTTTTGTAGTGGGGGATGCTAACAAGATAGCTAGAGCAGCTGCAATGCAAGTATCTATTAATCCAGGTAAGTTACATAATCCTTTGTTTATATATGGAGGAAGTGGGCTTGGTAAAACTCATCTTATGCAGGCTATAGGTAACCATGCTAGGGATGTTAATCCTCAAGCAAAAATTATTTACACAAATTCAGAACAATTCATAAAAGACTATGTAAACTCCATACGGTTACAAGATCAAGACGAGTTTCAAAGAGTATATAGATCAGCGGATATTCTTTTAATAGATGATATTCAGTTTATAGCAGGTAAAGAAGGTACAGCACAAGAATTTTTTCATACTTTTAATTCTTTGTATGAAAATGGGAAACAAATAATTTTAACAAGTGATAAATATCCAAATGAAATAGAAGGTTTGGAAGAAAGACTAGTTTCACGTTTTGGGTATGGGTTAACAGTATCCGTGGACATGCCTGATTTAGAAACTAGAATAGCTATTTTGCTTAAAAAAGCTCATGACTTGGGTCAAAAATTACCTAACGAAACAGCTGTATTTATAGCTGAAAATGTTAGAACTAATGTTAGAGAATTAGAAGGAGCTTTAAATAGAGTACTTACAACTTCTAGGTTTAATTATAAGGAGCCTACTGTTGAAGTAGCTCAATCTTGCCTAAGAGATATAATTAAAATTCAAGAGAAGAAAGTTAAAATAGATAATATTCAAAAAGTTGTTGCGGATTTTTATAGAATTAGAGTAAAGGATTTAACTTCTAACCAAAGAAGTAGAAACATAGCTAGACCCAGACAAATAGCTATGAGTTTGGCAAGAGAGTTAACATCACATAGTTTACCAGAGATTGGTAATGCTTTTGGTGGTAGAGACCACACTACAGTAATGCATGCTGTTAAAGCAATAACTAAGTTAAGGCAAAGTAACACATCGATTTCTGATGATTATGAGTTGCTTTTAGATAAAATTTCTCGTTAA
- a CDS encoding DUF4156 domain-containing protein: MNNKKILILLSVAIALSGCAANKLNPVAQSVQLSTAPAASDCKFINTITASQGNFFTGGFTSNNNLQTGAYNDIRNQAYDLGGNYIQLISSQAGNTGSMANGSGGYQQTNYSVTGSVYKCPEPKS; encoded by the coding sequence ATGAATAATAAGAAAATATTAATTTTGCTATCAGTAGCGATAGCCTTAAGTGGTTGTGCTGCAAATAAATTAAATCCTGTAGCACAGAGTGTACAATTATCCACAGCACCAGCAGCTAGTGATTGTAAATTTATAAACACTATCACAGCAAGCCAAGGTAATTTTTTCACAGGTGGTTTTACATCAAACAATAATCTTCAAACAGGTGCTTACAATGATATTAGAAATCAAGCTTATGATTTGGGAGGAAATTATATACAGTTAATCTCTAGTCAAGCAGGTAACACTGGAAGCATGGCAAACGGTTCTGGAGGTTACCAGCAGACTAACTATAGTGTGACAGGGTCAGTTTATAAGTGTCCGGAGCCAAAATCGTAA